The following proteins are co-located in the Mycolicibacterium goodii genome:
- a CDS encoding rhamnulokinase has translation MMSAQVAAVDLGATSGRVMVADIDGDRLDMRTVARFANDPVNLWNGAGNELRWNVPTMYGHVIDGLTRAGRDCDNLVGVGVDSWAVDYGLLRDGRLLSSPMHYRDARTERGVELVHDVLDASELYRRNGIQFLPFNTVYQLAAERADGLLDLADTVLLVPDLLTYWLTGQRVAERTNASTTGLLALDGTWDRDLMTRLGLPHTLFPDIVEAGSRRGPLLPTVARQIGFSTEVVSVASHDTASAVAAVPMDPEHAAYISCGTWGLVGVELDGPIATDAAREANFTNEVGADQRIRFLHNVMGLWLLTETIRQYERDGHDVELSELLARAAQAPAPPIVFDTDDPRFLPPGDLPSRISAWYNERDHTPPAGPVQMVRAILESLAAAFASAVCTAAELSGVDVRAVHMVGGGSRNELLCQLTADRIGMPLLAGPVEATALGNVLLTARAQHVVGGDLATLRARVAQWFPVRRYLPRTSRTTAVV, from the coding sequence ATGATGAGCGCCCAGGTCGCGGCCGTCGATCTCGGCGCCACCAGCGGCCGCGTCATGGTCGCCGACATCGACGGTGACCGCCTCGACATGCGCACGGTTGCACGGTTTGCCAACGACCCAGTGAACCTGTGGAACGGTGCAGGCAACGAGCTGCGCTGGAACGTCCCGACGATGTACGGCCACGTGATCGACGGACTCACCCGTGCCGGGCGCGACTGCGACAACCTCGTCGGTGTCGGGGTGGACTCGTGGGCCGTCGACTACGGTCTGCTGCGCGACGGGCGGCTGCTGTCATCACCCATGCACTACCGCGACGCCCGCACCGAACGCGGTGTCGAGCTGGTGCACGATGTCCTCGACGCGTCGGAGCTCTACCGGCGCAACGGCATCCAGTTCCTGCCGTTCAACACCGTCTATCAGCTTGCGGCCGAGCGGGCCGACGGGCTGCTCGACCTGGCCGACACCGTGCTGCTGGTTCCGGACCTGCTCACCTACTGGTTGACCGGCCAACGCGTCGCGGAACGCACCAACGCGTCGACCACCGGGCTGCTCGCGCTCGACGGCACGTGGGACCGCGACCTCATGACACGGCTGGGCCTGCCGCACACGCTGTTCCCGGACATCGTGGAGGCGGGCAGTCGCCGCGGCCCGCTGCTGCCGACGGTCGCCCGACAAATCGGGTTCAGCACCGAGGTGGTGTCGGTCGCGTCCCACGACACCGCATCGGCCGTGGCGGCCGTGCCGATGGACCCCGAGCATGCAGCCTACATCTCCTGCGGCACATGGGGGCTGGTCGGTGTGGAGCTCGACGGACCCATCGCCACAGACGCGGCCAGGGAGGCGAACTTCACCAACGAGGTCGGCGCCGACCAGCGGATCCGGTTCCTGCACAACGTGATGGGCCTGTGGCTGCTCACCGAGACCATCCGGCAGTACGAGCGCGACGGCCACGACGTCGAACTCTCCGAGCTGCTGGCCCGCGCCGCCCAGGCACCCGCGCCGCCTATCGTGTTCGACACCGACGATCCGCGCTTCCTGCCGCCGGGGGACCTGCCCTCGCGGATCAGCGCCTGGTACAACGAGCGGGACCACACCCCGCCCGCGGGCCCGGTGCAGATGGTCCGCGCGATCCTGGAGAGCCTGGCCGCGGCGTTCGCGTCGGCGGTCTGCACGGCCGCCGAGTTGTCCGGTGTGGACGTGCGGGCCGTGCACATGGTCGGAGGCGGATCGCGCAACGAGCTGCTGTGCCAGCTGACCGCCGACCGCATCGGGATGCCGTTGCTGGCGGGGCCGGTGGAGGCCACGGCGCTGGGCAACGTGCTGCTGACGGCCCGCGCGCAGCACGTCGTCGGCGGCGATCTGGCGACGTTGCGCGCGCGTGTCGCGCAGTGGTTCCCGGTCCGGCGGTACCTACCCCGGACCAGCCGTACCACCGCCGTGGTGTGA